A single Arachnia propionica DNA region contains:
- a CDS encoding ferrochelatase, translated as MSDALSPYSAVLLASYGGPRQPEDVLPFMRNATAGRGVPDERLLEVSQHYHLFGGRSPINEQNEALRDALVAELKRRGCPRPVVIGNRNWTPFFAETVSALHRDRHDRVVALTTAAYSCYSACRQYREDLAAVMEQVSGVIIDKVGPYSERDGFISANVDALVASVQALRSRIGDGVMKVLFVTHSIPVAMNTASADGTPAARYDAQHIRVASRVAEAAEAYLGERLDWELVYCSRSGSPHVSWLEPDVNDRLAELTGVAGVVAAPIGFISDHMEVAYDLDTQARESAAAAGFDYERAATAGIHPDFIATLADLLLEQAAVARGELAPPDHPCLTEPASCCLPHPQKEQTHVPSASHAH; from the coding sequence ATGAGTGACGCCCTGAGCCCGTATTCGGCCGTGCTGCTGGCCTCCTACGGGGGTCCGCGCCAACCGGAGGACGTGTTGCCCTTCATGCGCAACGCCACTGCGGGACGGGGGGTGCCGGACGAACGCCTGTTGGAGGTCTCCCAGCATTACCATCTCTTCGGTGGTCGCTCCCCCATCAACGAGCAGAACGAGGCGCTCCGCGACGCCCTCGTGGCGGAGTTGAAAAGACGAGGCTGTCCCCGTCCCGTCGTGATCGGGAACCGCAACTGGACCCCTTTCTTCGCCGAGACCGTCTCCGCCCTGCACCGTGACCGTCACGACAGGGTGGTGGCGTTGACCACCGCCGCGTATTCCTGCTATTCCGCCTGCCGTCAGTACCGGGAGGACCTGGCCGCCGTCATGGAACAGGTATCCGGCGTGATCATCGACAAGGTCGGCCCCTATTCGGAGCGCGACGGTTTCATTTCGGCCAACGTGGACGCCCTGGTCGCATCCGTACAGGCGCTGCGGTCCCGGATCGGCGACGGGGTGATGAAGGTGTTGTTCGTCACCCATTCCATTCCCGTCGCCATGAACACCGCTTCCGCCGACGGCACCCCTGCTGCCCGATACGACGCCCAGCACATCAGGGTTGCCTCCCGGGTGGCCGAGGCCGCCGAGGCCTACCTGGGTGAGCGTCTCGACTGGGAGCTGGTCTACTGTTCCCGTTCGGGCAGCCCGCACGTTTCCTGGCTCGAACCCGATGTCAACGACCGCCTGGCCGAACTGACGGGCGTCGCCGGCGTGGTCGCCGCCCCGATCGGTTTCATCAGCGACCACATGGAGGTTGCCTACGACCTGGACACCCAGGCCCGCGAATCGGCGGCAGCGGCCGGTTTCGACTACGAACGCGCCGCCACCGCCGGCATCCACCCGGACTTCATCGCCACCCTGGCCGATCTTCTTCTCGAGCAGGCCGCCGTGGCGCGGGGCGAACTCGCCCCACCCGACCATCCCTGCCTCACGGAGCCGGCGAGTTGCTGCCTCCCCCATCCGCAGAAGGAGCAAACCCATGTCCCATCCGCATCACACGCACACTGA
- the hemQ gene encoding hydrogen peroxide-dependent heme synthase, which produces MSHPHHTHTDPRDHLIPAEEVNATPHYVMYSVFRTAGPLRDPDTAAAEKAVLDTGVSIRGWYDIGGFRADADLMLWTLANDPHPLQAAYHALRGSGLGRDLEPVWSCIGVHRPAEFNRGHTPACFSGVAPRPWACVYPFVRSYEWYYMDEERRSKMLAAHGRMGREYPDVPGSTTSAFALNDYEWLLAFEADELHRLTDAMRHQRGAEARLHVRKEIPFFTGPRVTLEEWVSRQPRN; this is translated from the coding sequence ATGTCCCATCCGCATCACACGCACACTGATCCCCGCGACCATCTGATTCCGGCCGAGGAGGTCAACGCCACCCCGCACTACGTGATGTATTCGGTGTTCCGCACCGCGGGTCCGCTGCGCGATCCCGACACCGCGGCCGCGGAGAAGGCGGTTCTCGACACCGGAGTGAGCATCCGCGGCTGGTACGACATCGGTGGTTTCCGCGCCGACGCTGACCTGATGCTGTGGACCCTGGCCAACGACCCGCACCCGCTGCAGGCGGCCTACCACGCGCTGCGCGGCTCCGGGCTGGGCCGGGACCTGGAGCCGGTGTGGTCCTGCATCGGTGTGCACCGGCCCGCCGAGTTCAACCGCGGCCACACCCCGGCCTGTTTCTCCGGTGTCGCCCCCCGCCCGTGGGCGTGCGTCTACCCGTTCGTGCGCAGCTACGAGTGGTACTACATGGACGAGGAGCGCCGCTCCAAGATGCTGGCCGCCCACGGCCGAATGGGCCGCGAGTACCCCGACGTGCCGGGTTCCACCACCTCGGCCTTCGCGCTGAACGACTACGAGTGGCTGCTGGCCTTCGAGGCCGACGAGCTGCACCGCCTCACCGACGCGATGCGGCACCAGCGTGGGGCCGAGGCCCGGCTGCACGTGCGCAAGGAGATCCCGTTCTTCACCGGTCCCCGCGTCACCCTCGAGGAGTGGGTCTCCCGCCAGCCCCGGAACTGA
- a CDS encoding uroporphyrinogen-III synthase — protein sequence MDELKISLGTKNSVVDVARSQAVAATLREMGHDVDVVHIPAAGDSETVGQLRLGLMRGDFDMVVHRMHRIPKQQMPGLTFAAVLKRSDQRDALVARDGLTLEQLPEGSVIATRSSLRRSQLLSINPGLTFVKRTPGQLLEFLEKVRTGEIDGLVAGAADFEAVGRLDLVTEYLDGILPDAGLGATGLECRSEDKELIGILQELDHPDTRVCVMAERAAYAALDVSEAVSVAAKAKRDGVLSLIVAVLPKDGSKGLMVQMGMPTSEYHAVRTARRAAAYLRSKGAEELGRNQSQNETEPEAESGHRVTELTKARILVPREEGRIARGLREHGLDVTSVTLQRREVLAVSSTLEGADWVAFTSVRAVESIRELGWRLPKEAKIAAVGVGTADALREMGYHVDLVPEGAAGVPALLEIWPRGDGTGTVLVPGSALLAPGFISGLHAKGWKAQLIPVYTMQLLREAPTDIREMWEEGAFDAVIVTSGSNAIAVGRLLGWHPEVLVFAVGDSATKVLERAGIKVAATTENYSATEVLRLLREVIEG from the coding sequence ATGGACGAGTTGAAGATCAGTCTTGGCACGAAGAACTCCGTGGTGGATGTAGCCCGCTCGCAAGCCGTGGCCGCCACCCTACGGGAAATGGGACACGACGTGGATGTGGTGCACATCCCCGCCGCAGGTGACTCCGAGACGGTGGGGCAGCTGCGTCTCGGCCTGATGCGTGGTGATTTCGACATGGTGGTGCATCGCATGCACCGCATCCCCAAACAACAGATGCCGGGTCTGACTTTCGCGGCCGTCCTGAAACGCAGTGATCAGCGCGACGCACTGGTGGCCCGCGACGGCCTGACCCTGGAACAGCTTCCCGAGGGATCGGTGATAGCCACGCGCTCCAGCCTGCGTCGCTCGCAGTTGCTGAGCATCAACCCCGGACTCACGTTCGTCAAACGCACCCCCGGACAGCTCCTCGAGTTCCTGGAGAAGGTGCGCACCGGCGAGATCGACGGCCTGGTGGCCGGAGCCGCCGACTTCGAGGCCGTGGGGCGCCTCGATCTCGTCACCGAATACCTGGACGGCATCCTCCCGGATGCCGGACTGGGGGCCACCGGTCTCGAGTGCCGCAGCGAGGACAAAGAACTCATCGGCATCCTTCAGGAACTTGATCATCCCGACACCCGTGTCTGCGTCATGGCCGAGCGGGCAGCCTACGCCGCCCTCGACGTCAGCGAAGCGGTCTCGGTGGCCGCGAAGGCCAAGCGGGACGGGGTGCTGTCGCTGATCGTCGCGGTCCTGCCGAAGGACGGCTCCAAGGGACTGATGGTGCAGATGGGCATGCCCACCTCCGAGTACCACGCCGTGCGCACCGCCCGTCGCGCAGCCGCCTATCTGCGTTCCAAAGGGGCCGAGGAACTCGGACGCAACCAGTCACAGAACGAAACCGAACCCGAGGCGGAGAGCGGCCACCGGGTCACCGAACTCACCAAGGCGAGGATCCTCGTTCCCCGCGAGGAAGGACGGATCGCCCGCGGGTTGCGTGAACACGGCCTGGACGTCACCTCCGTGACGCTGCAGCGCCGCGAGGTGCTGGCGGTCAGCTCCACCCTGGAGGGCGCCGACTGGGTGGCGTTCACCTCGGTGCGCGCCGTCGAGAGCATCCGGGAACTCGGCTGGAGGCTCCCCAAGGAGGCGAAGATCGCCGCCGTCGGCGTAGGAACGGCGGATGCGCTGCGCGAGATGGGCTACCACGTCGACCTGGTGCCCGAGGGAGCGGCCGGTGTTCCCGCGCTCCTCGAGATCTGGCCCCGGGGCGACGGAACGGGAACGGTCCTGGTGCCCGGATCGGCCCTGCTCGCGCCGGGATTCATCTCCGGGCTCCACGCGAAGGGCTGGAAGGCCCAGCTGATTCCCGTCTACACCATGCAGCTGTTGCGGGAGGCGCCCACCGACATCCGCGAGATGTGGGAGGAGGGCGCATTCGACGCGGTGATCGTCACCTCAGGTTCGAATGCGATAGCCGTGGGGCGTCTCCTCGGCTGGCATCCCGAGGTGCTGGTGTTCGCCGTCGGCGACTCCGCCACCAAGGTGCTGGAACGGGCCGGGATCAAGGTGGCCGCAACCACCGAGAACTACTCCGCGACCGAGGTCCTGAGGCTCCTCCGCGAGGTCATCGAGGGCTAG
- a CDS encoding NADH(P)-binding protein gives MHAVIVGGGASGVAIQRACEAEGIRARQVSRSTGFDVTAESLPPLEADVVIEATNIVATGRKSCVEFFERSARSVAHAAAQAGARHILLSIVNTDRPEVQGYGYFAGKKAQEETARRFSPALTIVRTTQWFEFGAQVLQRNRLGPLGFVPGMRIKPIALEAAARVLAETASGKRGGDLVEVSGPEEMTLWELVRRTPGPGGILPTPVFLPTGFGRAFRRGALLPDPGVEEVGPGLEDWANRADPS, from the coding sequence ATGCATGCGGTGATAGTCGGGGGAGGGGCCTCGGGGGTCGCGATCCAGCGCGCCTGCGAGGCCGAGGGGATCCGGGCGCGACAGGTCTCGCGCTCCACTGGGTTCGACGTGACGGCGGAATCGTTGCCGCCGCTCGAGGCCGATGTGGTGATCGAGGCGACGAACATCGTCGCCACCGGGCGCAAATCCTGCGTTGAGTTCTTCGAACGGTCTGCGCGATCGGTTGCGCACGCAGCGGCCCAGGCGGGAGCTCGCCACATCCTCTTGTCGATCGTCAACACCGACCGGCCGGAGGTTCAGGGATACGGGTACTTCGCGGGCAAGAAGGCCCAGGAGGAGACGGCCAGGCGGTTCAGCCCGGCCTTGACGATCGTGCGCACCACCCAGTGGTTCGAGTTCGGCGCCCAAGTCCTGCAACGCAACCGGCTGGGTCCGCTGGGGTTCGTGCCCGGGATGCGCATCAAGCCGATCGCTCTCGAGGCGGCGGCCCGGGTGCTGGCCGAGACGGCGTCGGGGAAACGCGGCGGGGATCTCGTCGAGGTGTCCGGCCCAGAGGAGATGACCCTCTGGGAACTGGTGCGGAGAACCCCTGGACCTGGGGGAATCCTTCCGACTCCTGTGTTCCTGCCCACCGGCTTCGGGCGCGCATTCCGGCGGGGAGCCCTGCTCCCGGATCCCGGGGTGGAGGAGGTCGGACCGGGGCTGGAGGACTGGGCGAATCGCGCGGATCCATCCTGA
- a CDS encoding TetR/AcrR family transcriptional regulator: MDRRQRIANAGIALIARGGTHRLTHRAVDTEAGLPNGSTSYYARSRRDLIRLVMEQLSAESQADLTDIEVPGKLTVRQATDLVGRLAERLILNGDAQAARFALMFEVRDDDELRRELTVDAPVRRSFDEKAVELLRALGVADPEEKAPEFVALVDAVLMYRAVDAAPIDPAGVVETYLDGLVRRKPTAAL; the protein is encoded by the coding sequence ATGGACCGACGACAACGGATCGCGAATGCGGGGATCGCCCTGATAGCGCGCGGCGGCACCCACCGCCTGACCCACCGCGCGGTGGATACCGAGGCCGGGCTCCCCAACGGCTCGACCTCGTATTACGCGCGTTCCCGCCGCGACCTGATCCGTCTGGTGATGGAACAGCTCTCCGCGGAATCGCAGGCCGACCTGACCGACATCGAGGTGCCCGGGAAGCTGACGGTCCGGCAGGCCACCGACCTGGTGGGCAGGCTGGCCGAACGACTCATCCTGAACGGCGATGCGCAGGCGGCACGGTTCGCCCTGATGTTCGAGGTCCGCGACGATGACGAGCTGCGCCGAGAGCTCACCGTCGACGCCCCGGTGCGTCGCAGTTTCGATGAGAAGGCCGTCGAGCTGCTGCGCGCCCTCGGCGTGGCTGATCCGGAGGAGAAAGCACCGGAGTTCGTCGCCCTGGTCGACGCGGTCCTGATGTACCGGGCCGTGGACGCGGCCCCCATCGACCCGGCCGGCGTGGTCGAGACCTATCTGGACGGCCTGGTCAGGCGAAAACCGACGGCAGCCCTATGA
- a CDS encoding aldo/keto reductase: MQAITLNNGVEMPMVGMGVFRMTGDEVRAALPVALDAGYRLIDTAALYGNEEAVGEVIAASGLPRDELFVTTKVWYRDFGRDATLRAFEKSLSRLGLDHVDLYLLHQPFNDCYGAWRALEELYGQGVVRAIGVSNFMPDRYFDFVVHNDVTPAVNQCEVHPLHQRGDLHELARQHGTVLQAWAPLAQGKSEIHGSPVLRKIAERHGKSVAQVMLRWLVQRGISLVVKSTHEARLRENLDVFDFELTKAEMSDIAALDEHKPNAGMTHHDPRLLEYLHDKYR, translated from the coding sequence ATGCAGGCGATCACCCTCAACAATGGTGTGGAGATGCCCATGGTGGGCATGGGTGTGTTCCGGATGACCGGGGATGAGGTGCGCGCCGCGCTGCCGGTGGCTCTTGATGCCGGGTATCGGCTGATCGACACGGCCGCCCTGTACGGCAATGAGGAGGCGGTCGGTGAGGTGATCGCGGCCTCCGGGCTGCCGCGCGACGAGCTGTTCGTCACCACCAAGGTCTGGTATCGCGACTTCGGCCGCGACGCCACGTTGCGGGCCTTCGAGAAGTCGCTGAGCAGGTTGGGGCTGGATCACGTGGACCTGTACCTGCTGCACCAGCCCTTCAACGATTGCTACGGGGCGTGGCGGGCCCTCGAAGAGCTGTACGGGCAGGGGGTCGTCCGCGCGATTGGGGTGTCGAACTTCATGCCGGATCGCTATTTTGACTTCGTCGTCCACAACGACGTCACGCCCGCGGTCAACCAGTGCGAGGTGCATCCCCTCCATCAGCGAGGGGACCTCCACGAGCTCGCCCGGCAGCACGGCACCGTCCTCCAGGCGTGGGCGCCGCTGGCCCAAGGGAAATCGGAGATCCACGGCTCCCCGGTGCTGCGGAAGATCGCGGAGCGGCACGGGAAGTCGGTGGCTCAGGTGATGCTACGATGGCTGGTGCAACGCGGGATCTCCTTGGTGGTCAAGAGCACCCACGAAGCCCGGCTGCGGGAAAACCTGGATGTCTTCGACTTCGAACTGACCAAGGCCGAGATGTCGGACATCGCCGCCTTGGACGAGCACAAACCGAACGC